In Haladaptatus cibarius D43, the sequence TGTTCGAACTTCATCAGCGAAACCGCGTAGGCTTGGTCGGTCAGGAAGTACGACAACCCTGCCTTCCAGCGCGCCGATTGACGTTTGAAATACGGCGCGATTGACGCGCTGTACATCATCATTCGAAGATTAATGATGATGACGGTCAGCACGACGACGACTGCGGGTGCACTCCGTCCGATGAGGTCTGCCGCGGCGAGTTGTGACGCTCCGGCGAAGACGAAGACGGACATGGCGAGCGCCAGCGGAGCGGACAGACCAGCGTTCACCGCGGCGACACCGGCGACCATCCCGAACGGCAGGACGCCTAGCACGATTGGAAGAGAGACTCGGACTCCGGAGAGGAAATCAGCACGTGATGACGACACTACTTCACCGTAGGCTAGTGAGGAGGTATCAACCTTGGTATGGCGGTAAGCACGAGGACTGTCTTTCGAATGACTGCACCGCAAACCGTCC encodes:
- a CDS encoding AzlC family ABC transporter permease, translating into MSSSRADFLSGVRVSLPIVLGVLPFGMVAGVAAVNAGLSAPLALAMSVFVFAGASQLAAADLIGRSAPAVVVVLTVIIINLRMMMYSASIAPYFKRQSARWKAGLSYFLTDQAYAVSLMKFEQDEETNRRWYYLGVGVSLWVTWQLATVAGILLGASVPSGWHLDFAVPLVFLAVLVPSVTDRATVVAAVVGGATAVAANGLPFNLGLVTAAVVGIVAGLLVEEVA